The Candidatus Zixiibacteriota bacterium sequence TTCACGATTTTACTGGCGGTTCTGACCTGGGTGGGTACATCCTGGCCGGTGATTACGACAATTCTTGGCAGTCCCTCCAATGTCGGTCAGGAGTTTTATAACCGGATCGCATTTCCGATAGCGATTGTGATGACAATCCTGACTATTGTCGCCAGCGCGTATCTCTATTTCGGCCGCAAAGAAGGATCGATCAAACGTCACTTGGCAGTTTCCGCCGTGGCAGGTATAGCTCTGGGTGTAGTCTCATTTCTTCTCGGGGTAAACCGTATCGATCATCTGATATATCTATTCCTGGCTTACACAACGATTGCGATAAACCTGCAGATCATAGCTTCGATTCGCGGGCTGACTATTGTTCGTCTCGGCGGCCATATTTCGCATATCGGGCTGGGTGTCGTACTGGTTGGATTTTTGATATCGTCAGTTTTTGCCAGAAGTTCCGACCTGGTCAAACTGGGAAACGATCAGGCCAAGCAGGTGCTGGACTTGAAATGCCGTTTTCTGGGAATCGGTCAGAATTTCTTCGACCCTGACAATCGTGTCAAAATAGAGGTTGAAACTGCTGATGGACGATATGTGGCCGATCCGGTTTTCTACCAGGATCCGTATTCACGCCAGACCATGATCAACCCGTATATAAAGAAACACCTGTTTTATGATACATATTTCGCGCCCCAGAGATATCTGCCCGATTACACGACCTTGACTTTGGCCAAGGGAGATACCAACAGCGCCTATGGCTATGACATCAGATTCAACAGTTTCAAGATGGAGAGTCATGACCAGACCGGCACGATGAAAGTCGGGGCCTCGCTCGACATACGCGCTGAGGACACGACATACAATCTGGTCTCGTATTATTCTCCCGATCCGGTTCTCCATGAGCGAATCGGGTATACTGAGATACCCGGTTCTGATTACCGCATCTATATCGATCGCGTGCTGGCCGATGAGGGCAAGGTTGTGATGGATGTAGTCGGTACGGGTCAGCTCGTGGTCGAAGTTTCGAAAAAGCCGATGATCAACCTGGTCTGGCTCGGGTCTGTATTGATCGTTATTGGGGCATTGATGGCGTTTATAGACAGGTACAATAAGGCTGGCAAATATTCCTAAATTTTTATTGCCTGGACGCATCTAAATGTTAACTTTTTGGCGGTGATGAATATGGAAATTTATCTTGGAATGGACATCGGATCGGTAGCCCTCAAGCTGGTAGCGCTGGGGTCGGATCGCACTCTTAAATATGCTGACTACCGTCGCCTGCACGGGCAACCCTCGGATATTTTACAAAATTCCCTCGACGATCTCAAAAACAAAATAAACATCGATTCCGTGCGTGGCGTAGTGATCACAGGATCGGGAGCACATGTGGCGCAGAACTTGGTTGGCGGTGAAATCATCAACGAGATTCTAACTGTCTCGCGGACCGCCTCTGAATTGATCCCGGAGGTCAATACATTGATTGAAATGGGCGGGGCCGATTCCAAACTGCTCTGCTACTCCCACAGCGGTGACCAGCTGGCCCTGACAGATTTCGCCATGAACTCGCTCTGCGCGGCCGGAACCGGTTCGTTTCTTGACCAGCAGGCCAACCGTCTCAAGGTTAAAATTGAGGAGGAATTTGGCACCCTGGCATTGAAGTCAAAGCATCCGCCCCGGATCGCCGGGCGCTGTTCGGTGTTTGCCAAGTCCGACATGATCCACCTGCAACAGATAGCTACCCCCGATTACGATATCGTAGCCGGTCTCTGCTATGCGGTGGCTCGCAATTTCAAGTCCGCGATCGCCCGGGGCAAGAAGATCATTAAGCCGATTGCGTTTGTCGGAGGAGTGGCGTCCAACGCCGGTATGATCAAAGCTTTCGAGGATATTCTCGAACTCGAACCGGGCGAGCTTGTTATCCCGGAACAGCATCGGATTTTCGGAGCCTACGGTTCAGCCCTGCTTGCTCTGGAGAAAAAGATTGGAGCTGACTTCGATCTGACAGTCCAGAAGATGAGCTCTCGCAAAAGACGCGAACTGGCAGACATAAAGACCCGCGAAAAACTCGTTTACAGCTATCCCGACCAGAAACATTACAAAACTACCCTGACGCTCAAGCGCGGTCCCGAACCACAGGTGACAGAGGGGTATCTGGGAGTGGATATCGGTTCTCTGTCAACCAACCTGGTCGTGATCGACAAGGATTACAATGTGATTGCGAGGCGTTACCTGATGACCGAGGGCCGTCCGATCGAAGCTGTCCGCAGGGGCTTAAAAGAAATCGGGACAGAGCTGGGTGATTCGATTAAAATCATCGGGTGCGGTACGACCGGAAGCGGAAGGTACCTGATCGGTGACTTTATCGGCGCTGACGCGGTCCGCAACGAGATCACAGCGCAGGCCCGGGCCGCCATCCAGATCGATCGCCGGGTTGATACGATCTTTGAGATCGGGGGACAGGACTCAAAGTATATCGCTATCGATGATGGTGTCGTGGTCGATTTCGAGATGAATAAGGCTTGTGCCGCGGGAACCGGGTCTTTTCTGCAGGAACAGGCGGAAAAACTAAATATAAAGATCAACGAAGAATTTGGCGAGCGCGCTCTGGCCTCCCATTGTCCGGTCGGGTGCGGTGAACGCTGTACGGTTTTCATGGAGTCCGACCTGACATCATATCAGCAGGCCGGGGTCGAAAAAGATGACCTGGTGGCCGGGCTGGCCTACTCGATCGCCGCTAATTATCTCACCCGTGTGGTGCAGAAACGCCGGATCGGCGAGCATGTCTTCTTCCAGGGCGGAGTGGCCTGGAATAAGGGAGTGGTAGCCGCGTTTGAAAAAATCCTGGGCAAATCTATCACAGTACCGCCTCATCACGATGTCACCGGCGCGATCGGGGCGGCGATTATCGCCATGGAACAGGGGGACGGTGAGCAAAGCCGTTTCCGCGGATTTGACCTCTCGGACCGCAAATACACAGTTGAATCGTTCACCTGCGAGGACTGCTCCAATATGTGCGAAGTCCGCGAAGTCAAAATCGAAGGTGAAAAACCGTTGTATTACGGTTCTCGCTGTGAAAAATATGATGCCGAAGCTAAAACCGTCGACAATGATCGCTTCGATTTCTACAAATTCCGCAAGAAAAAACTGTATTCCTCTGTAATAAGGCAAAGTGCGACCAAAAAAGAACAGGTGATCGGATTCCCGCGCGTATTGATATTCCATGAACTGTACCCCTTCTGGGCTTCGTTTTTCCGTAGCCTGGGCTACAAGGTCATCCTGTCCGCTCCGACCAACCAGCGGATGCTGTCTTACAGTCTGGAGAATTTCTCGGCCGAGACCTGTTTTCCTATCAAGGTCGTCAACGGCCATATCCGCGAACTCTTGAATAAAGATGTCGATTACATATTTTTACCGTCGATAATTCACATGTCGGAAAACGGCACGCCTCATGAGAACAGTTTTTTCTGTCCTTATGTGCAGTCGATACCCTACACGATTCGAGCCAATTTCGATCTGGAGAAGACCAACACCGAGCTGGTTACGGTGCCGTTTTCGATGAAGATGGACAAGCTTCAGCTGACCTCGGCTTTGAGGCAGTTGAAATCGGATTTTTCTATCAGCGACGATGATTATAACCGTGCCATCGAGACCGCCTACGACAGCCAGCAGAGCTTTTACAGGGCGATGGCCGACAAGGGCCGTGAATTTCTTGAGAAGCGGGACAAGTCTAAGCCGGCGATATGTATAATCTCGCGACCGTACAATGGCTGTGATGACGCGCTTTCTCTTGAGATACCTCGTAAACTGCTGGATCTGGGTGTGGAAGTTATGCCTATGGAAGCTCTGCCGTTGACTTCCAATTTTGACAAACTGACAGAGGCAAATATGTACTGGCGCTACGGCCAGAGGATCCTGGCGGCGGCCGAAATCATCCGCGATATCCCCAACCTGTACCCGGTTTATATCACGAATTTCGGATGCGGTCCGGATTCATTCGTGATGCATTTCTTCCATGAGCGCCTGGGTGGCAAACCCTGGTTACAGTTGGAGATCGACGAGCATTCGGCTGATGCCGGTATCGTCACCCGTCTGGAAGCGTTTCTGGACAGCCTGGAGGGTAAAATCGGTCGGGAAGAATACGCTCACAGGGATCGTGTCGCTCCGCGTTTGAAACCGGGGGAGAGGACCGTTTATGTCCCCTATATGTCCGACCATGCAATCGCGTTCGCGGCCGCAATGAGAGCGGTCGGCACTCCTGCCGAAGCCTTGCCCGAGCCGGATTCGACAGCTCTCGAATATGGCAAAAAATACACTTCCGGCAAGGAATGTTTCCCCTGCCAGGTGACCACAGGCGACATCTTGCGCAAGATCCATTCCGAGGATTTCGACCGCGAGAAGAGCGCATTTTTTATGCCCTCGGCATCCGGGCCATGCCGTTTCGGGCAGTATCATCTCTACCAGAGGCAGATTCTGGATGAGATCGGCTATGATGATGTACCGATCGTTTCGCCAAACTCGCGTACCGGCTACGACGATATCACTTTGGGTTCGGATGATTTCCAGACCTTGGCCTGGCGCAGTCTGCTGGGCACTGATCTGCTGTTTAAACTCTACCATCGCTTCCGTCCCTATCAAAAGGACAAGACCGAAATAGATCATCTCTATCGCCGTTATTTACACAAGCTGGCCGATCATATCGAACATCGCCGCGAACTCGAACCGTTTTTCGTGTCTGCCCTGGCGGATTTCAAGTCGTTCGGCAATGGCTCAGGCGAAAGCTTTCCCGTGATCGGTGTAGTGGGCGAAATCTTTTTGCGCGCCAATCGCTTTTCTAATAATTTCCTGATCGATCATCTCGAAAGCCTGGGAGCAGAAGTCTGGCTGGCTCCGATGGCGGAGTGGATCTTCTACACGAATTTCACTTACCGTCTCAGGACCCGTGAGGAGAACCGCCTGGGTGAATTTTTTGGCGCAAATATCAAAAATTTCATTCAGCACAAAGAAGAGCACAAGCTCGTGGAACTGCTCGCCGATGAGATTCCCGCGGCCTATGATCCGCCGGTGGAAGAGGTAATCGAGCTGGCCCAGCCATACATCGATGTCAGTTTCTCGGGCGAAGCGATTCTCTCGATCGGTAAAGCGATCGAATACTGTCACAAAGGGGCCGGCGGGGTTGTCAATGTTCTGCCGTTTAACTGCATGCCCGGAACGATAGTCTCGGCTATATCCAAGAAGGTCTCCGAGGACCTGGGCGATCTGCCCTGGCTCAACCTGGCCTACGAGGGGCTCTCCGACCAGGGAGATGATCTTCGGCTGGAAGCGTTTGTGCATCAGGTCAGGCAGTTTTCGAAGCTGAAATCATCGGTCTGATTTTTTTATTGCGCTTGAAGCACCATTCTCTATATTTCATCTGTTTTGTTTAAGCCATTCCTGCTGGATCATGCTCTGCAGGAACTGTGAACAAATCATGGTCGAGCGTTGTTATTTATCCTGAATTTGTCGATGCGGGATTGATTTTTGAAGAAGATCTGTTTAACTTGATAAATGATGGTTTATTAAACGATATGAGGAGGAAAGATGCCGAAACATGTGACTGAGAAGGATTTCAAAACCGAAGTACTCGAATCCGATGTCCCCGTCATGGTAGATTTCTGGGCAGAATGGTGTTTCCCCTGCAAGACGATTGCGCCTTTGGTGGATGAGCTGGCCAAGGAATATAACGGCAAAATCAAAGTGGTCAAAGTCGATGTCGATTCCAACAACCGGATCGCCGCAGATTACATGATTATGAGCATTCCTTCGCTTCTGTTTTTCAAGGATGGCAAAGTCGTCGACACGATTCGCGGCGCTGTCGCCAAAAAGCAGATCCAGGAAAGAATCGAAAAACATCTCTGAGGTAATATGGCTGAAATACCGAATCCACCACCTGAAAAAATTAAGCAGATCCTGAAAAACTCGAAAGTTGTCGCGGTAGTAGGGCTATCCCCTAAGCCGGACCGGGCTTCCAATGATGTAGCCGTATATTTAAAAAAACAGGGCTATAAAATCATTCCGGTAAATCCGGGTCATGACGAAATTCTGGGCGAAAAATCATATCCGTCATTGAGCGATATCCCCGAAAAAGTCGATATCGTCGATGTTTTCCGCCGTCCGGAACAGGTCGGTCCCCCGATCGAAGGCGCAATCGAGATCGGCGCACCGGTAGTGTGGCTTCAACTCGGTATCCGTAACGATGATGAGGCCCAGAAAGCCGTCGACGCCGGCTTGACGGTGATTCAGGATAAATGTATCAAACAGGAACTGATGAGCCCGTTTTAGTTCCCGATATTATACCGCTTCCGGTTACAACTTGTTAATCGCCTGACGGTTTTGCCTGTATAAGATAGATGGAGATATTTTGGGGGTAATGGATCAATAGCCGTAAGGCTTTATCCGATAAAAAGAATATGAGATATTATCAGGGCGGACAGATACGGATGGGTTTCGGACGAGGCCTGACGCCGGTAATCAAGTGGCTGGTAATCATAAACGTAGTCATGTTTGTGATCCAGATGCTGGATCGATCCGGAACCGTAACCGATTATCTCGGCTTGTCCCCGCAGGCGGTGCTGACCGGGCCGATGGTCTGGCAGGTGTTCACTTACCAGTTTCTGCATGGCGGATTCTTCCATATCTTTTTTAATATGTTCGTGCTCTGGATGTTTGGTACTGAAATCGAGCAGGCCCTGGGCAGTCGCCGTTTCCTGCGATTCTACCTGATCTGCGGGACCGGGGCCGGCCTGATCACGGTCCTGACAATGTTCTCCGTCCCGATCAATGTCATCGGAGCCTCAGGAGCGGTGCTGGGCGTTCTGGTCGCCTTCGCGGTCATGTTTCCCAACCGGGTCGTTTATCTCTATTTCCTGTTCCCGATCAAGGTCAAGTACCTGGTCATGGTCCTGATCGCGATCGACCTTCTGGCGGCCTGGTCAGGCGGGGGGGGCAATGTCGCCCACCTGACTCACCTGGGTGGCGCATTGATCGGTTTTATCTATATGAAATCCGACTTGCGCTTTTTCTCGCTCGGAAGAAAAGTCCGTGGCCTGCGCGATAGTCTCAAGTCGCGTAAACAAAAAAAAGAGCGTGAATCCAATGACCGCATGATGGAAGAGGTCGACCAGATACTCGATAAGATTTCCGAGGTCGGCTATGAAAACCTGTCTGAGCGCGAAAAGAAAATTCTCAAAAACGCTTCCAATAAACTCTCCCAGAGGAAGGATTAAGTGGCTAGAAAATTTCTAATTGCCGATGAATCCGATGCTGTGCGTGCGGTCGCTGTCAATATTCTGAGGCAGAACGGCCATGAGGTACTGACTGCCTCCGGAGGAGCTGAAGCCTGGGAGATTCTCAAAAGCGGAAAAGTTGATCTGGGGATAATAAATTCCTCTTTGGAGGGCATGGACGGTTACACGCTTTCCAAGCTGGTCAAGGAGGATTCTTCTATTAAAGACACGAAAGTAGTCCTGCTTTTAGCTACCTCGGAGGTTGTCAACCAACATAAACTGATCACCGCTTCGCCCGACGGCACCCTCAGCAAACCGTTTGCGCCTCCGGATCTACTGGAAAAAGCCTCGGAGGTCCTGGGCGAGAGGCTGGCAAAAGAACCGAAGAAGAAGGGAAACAACCTTCATGAATCGGTTTCGGAGATGGAGATGAACGAGGACGAAGTCGCTGACACTATTGACTTTAACTCGATTTTCGCGGAAGATGAAAAAGAGGATTCAGACGAAGTCGAATTTACCGATATAGTTAGTGAGGAAAAGAGCTCAAAATCTGATGACACACAAGAGGTTGAAGAGTTGGAAGCCTCCGAGAGAAATACCACGCCCAAAAAAGAAGAAAAACCGGTGACCGAGGAAAACGAAATTCGACTTGCAGAAGACCAGTATGGTATGGAGAAACCGCTGGAAGAGTCCGAAGTGGAAACTCCTCACGATTACAGCTGGTTTATCCGCGAGATGAAAAACGAGATTTCCGAGGACAAAAAGCCGGAAAAACCTCAGCCGGAGGGTGAGAAAAAGCCGGAAAAGAAATCATCCGATAAATCGAAAGCCGATGATTTCCTGAATGCTGATGAGCCGACCGGCGTCTTCAAGGTTGAAGAAATCGGTACCTCAGGTATTCGTATACCGGAAGACCAATCATCTCAGGAGTCTGAAGATTATAAGAGCCATATCAGAGATGATTCCCCCACTAAGGAAAACAAAATCCCAGACCAGAAACAGGAAACAAATGAGCCGGAATCCAAGCTGACGCTGGCCGAGAGGCTTCTGGTCAAAGAACTTGCCCGCAAGCTGGCGGATCGAATTGTAAAACAACTACCCCGTGACAAGATCCATCAAATGCTCGAAGAGGTGCTTTCCGAGCTAAAAAACTATTGACACTTTTAGTTCTTCTTATCACATTACTTCATTCTGAATTACATCATAAGGAGCATCTATGGCTTTTTCTCAGATTACTGACGCTTTAATCAGGATTGTTGCTACCACGGGTGGTGGATTCGATCTCGGTCCATTGGCGCCGACCAGCGGTCCGGATGTCACCCTGTGGGCCGCTTTTGTGGCTGGTTTGCTGTCGTTTTTTTCTCCCTGTGTTCTGCCTTTGATCCCGGGCTACCTGTCGTTTATATCCGGTGTTTCGATTGACAGGTTGCAGTCCGATGTCAACCGCAGTGAAGTTGTCAAAAGGACGTTCTACACCAGCCTGGTGTTTGTACTCGGTTTCTCGACCGTGTTTATTCTCCTGGGGGCAACTGCGACCGCCGTCGGATCTGCCATGGGGCAATACCGCGATATAATTTCGAAAGTATTCTCAGTTATAATTCTAATATTCGGTCTTCACTTTTTAGGCGTGTATCGTCTCAAGTTTCTGGCCTTCGAAAAGAAGATGCATGTGCAGGCCAAACCGCTCAATCTGATCAGCATCTACCTGATCGGGCTGGCATTCGCGTTCGGCTGGACACCCTGTGTCGGACCAATCCTGGCGACTGTTCTGGGGATTGCCAGCCAGAAAAGCCATGTCGGCCAGGGTATCATCCTGCTGGTTTTTTATTCACTCGGTATGGCCATTCCATTCATCGTCACAGGTATCGCCATGAATTCCCTGCTGGGTGTTTTCGGCTGGGTCAAGCGCAATTTCCGGATTATCGAGATCGTCAGCGGAGTGCTTTTGATTGCAGTGGCTGTGTTAATGTTCTTCGGTGTGCTCGAAAGGCTGTCCAGTTCCCTGGTGAGTTAATTTAATCCGATTTTTTAACGTACAGGTCTTGATTAATAAGACGG is a genomic window containing:
- a CDS encoding CoA-binding protein, producing the protein MAEIPNPPPEKIKQILKNSKVVAVVGLSPKPDRASNDVAVYLKKQGYKIIPVNPGHDEILGEKSYPSLSDIPEKVDIVDVFRRPEQVGPPIEGAIEIGAPVVWLQLGIRNDDEAQKAVDAGLTVIQDKCIKQELMSPF
- a CDS encoding rhomboid family intramembrane serine protease translates to MRYYQGGQIRMGFGRGLTPVIKWLVIINVVMFVIQMLDRSGTVTDYLGLSPQAVLTGPMVWQVFTYQFLHGGFFHIFFNMFVLWMFGTEIEQALGSRRFLRFYLICGTGAGLITVLTMFSVPINVIGASGAVLGVLVAFAVMFPNRVVYLYFLFPIKVKYLVMVLIAIDLLAAWSGGGGNVAHLTHLGGALIGFIYMKSDLRFFSLGRKVRGLRDSLKSRKQKKERESNDRMMEEVDQILDKISEVGYENLSEREKKILKNASNKLSQRKD
- a CDS encoding response regulator → MARKFLIADESDAVRAVAVNILRQNGHEVLTASGGAEAWEILKSGKVDLGIINSSLEGMDGYTLSKLVKEDSSIKDTKVVLLLATSEVVNQHKLITASPDGTLSKPFAPPDLLEKASEVLGERLAKEPKKKGNNLHESVSEMEMNEDEVADTIDFNSIFAEDEKEDSDEVEFTDIVSEEKSSKSDDTQEVEELEASERNTTPKKEEKPVTEENEIRLAEDQYGMEKPLEESEVETPHDYSWFIREMKNEISEDKKPEKPQPEGEKKPEKKSSDKSKADDFLNADEPTGVFKVEEIGTSGIRIPEDQSSQESEDYKSHIRDDSPTKENKIPDQKQETNEPESKLTLAERLLVKELARKLADRIVKQLPRDKIHQMLEEVLSELKNY
- a CDS encoding CoA activase, producing MNMEIYLGMDIGSVALKLVALGSDRTLKYADYRRLHGQPSDILQNSLDDLKNKINIDSVRGVVITGSGAHVAQNLVGGEIINEILTVSRTASELIPEVNTLIEMGGADSKLLCYSHSGDQLALTDFAMNSLCAAGTGSFLDQQANRLKVKIEEEFGTLALKSKHPPRIAGRCSVFAKSDMIHLQQIATPDYDIVAGLCYAVARNFKSAIARGKKIIKPIAFVGGVASNAGMIKAFEDILELEPGELVIPEQHRIFGAYGSALLALEKKIGADFDLTVQKMSSRKRRELADIKTREKLVYSYPDQKHYKTTLTLKRGPEPQVTEGYLGVDIGSLSTNLVVIDKDYNVIARRYLMTEGRPIEAVRRGLKEIGTELGDSIKIIGCGTTGSGRYLIGDFIGADAVRNEITAQARAAIQIDRRVDTIFEIGGQDSKYIAIDDGVVVDFEMNKACAAGTGSFLQEQAEKLNIKINEEFGERALASHCPVGCGERCTVFMESDLTSYQQAGVEKDDLVAGLAYSIAANYLTRVVQKRRIGEHVFFQGGVAWNKGVVAAFEKILGKSITVPPHHDVTGAIGAAIIAMEQGDGEQSRFRGFDLSDRKYTVESFTCEDCSNMCEVREVKIEGEKPLYYGSRCEKYDAEAKTVDNDRFDFYKFRKKKLYSSVIRQSATKKEQVIGFPRVLIFHELYPFWASFFRSLGYKVILSAPTNQRMLSYSLENFSAETCFPIKVVNGHIRELLNKDVDYIFLPSIIHMSENGTPHENSFFCPYVQSIPYTIRANFDLEKTNTELVTVPFSMKMDKLQLTSALRQLKSDFSISDDDYNRAIETAYDSQQSFYRAMADKGREFLEKRDKSKPAICIISRPYNGCDDALSLEIPRKLLDLGVEVMPMEALPLTSNFDKLTEANMYWRYGQRILAAAEIIRDIPNLYPVYITNFGCGPDSFVMHFFHERLGGKPWLQLEIDEHSADAGIVTRLEAFLDSLEGKIGREEYAHRDRVAPRLKPGERTVYVPYMSDHAIAFAAAMRAVGTPAEALPEPDSTALEYGKKYTSGKECFPCQVTTGDILRKIHSEDFDREKSAFFMPSASGPCRFGQYHLYQRQILDEIGYDDVPIVSPNSRTGYDDITLGSDDFQTLAWRSLLGTDLLFKLYHRFRPYQKDKTEIDHLYRRYLHKLADHIEHRRELEPFFVSALADFKSFGNGSGESFPVIGVVGEIFLRANRFSNNFLIDHLESLGAEVWLAPMAEWIFYTNFTYRLRTREENRLGEFFGANIKNFIQHKEEHKLVELLADEIPAAYDPPVEEVIELAQPYIDVSFSGEAILSIGKAIEYCHKGAGGVVNVLPFNCMPGTIVSAISKKVSEDLGDLPWLNLAYEGLSDQGDDLRLEAFVHQVRQFSKLKSSV
- a CDS encoding cytochrome c biogenesis protein CcdA, with the translated sequence MAFSQITDALIRIVATTGGGFDLGPLAPTSGPDVTLWAAFVAGLLSFFSPCVLPLIPGYLSFISGVSIDRLQSDVNRSEVVKRTFYTSLVFVLGFSTVFILLGATATAVGSAMGQYRDIISKVFSVIILIFGLHFLGVYRLKFLAFEKKMHVQAKPLNLISIYLIGLAFAFGWTPCVGPILATVLGIASQKSHVGQGIILLVFYSLGMAIPFIVTGIAMNSLLGVFGWVKRNFRIIEIVSGVLLIAVAVLMFFGVLERLSSSLVS
- the trxA gene encoding thioredoxin, which produces MPKHVTEKDFKTEVLESDVPVMVDFWAEWCFPCKTIAPLVDELAKEYNGKIKVVKVDVDSNNRIAADYMIMSIPSLLFFKDGKVVDTIRGAVAKKQIQERIEKHL